The Nostoc sp. 'Lobaria pulmonaria (5183) cyanobiont' DNA window CTGTCTTGCTGCCTCACCACTAACGGTCACCGCCGACCCCGAAAAAGGAGACCAGACTTGATTCTGATCGTCGCTACTGGGAAGAAGATCCATTGACGGACTGAACATCGCGTCTCTGCGCCCAGACCAGTGAACCAGATCGGTGCTAACTGCATGTCCCCAGTTAATTTGGCCATTAAGATCCCGGGAGAACGGAATTGCCTGATAGTAGAGATGGTACGTCCCGTTTACATAGACAAGACCGTTCGGATCGTTCATCCATCCCCATGAGGGAGCAAAATGAAAGAAAGGTCTCCATGAACTGTTGGGATATTCCTGCACATTCAGCCGAACCGTTTCAGAACCTCCCTTGGAGTAATAAAGGTTTGGAGCGATTTTAACCGTCAGGTTAAAGTTCTGATCTTTAGGGACATTGAGAGGCACAGCAACTTCCAGTACAATTTGCCCTTTTGCTCTGCCCTGTCCAAGTCCTTTCTTACTGAGAAGCCTGACACCAATCCGCGCATCCGAGGAAGCGACCGAAGTCGCAAAATCGATCCCATCTCCGATCACAGTAATACGGCGTGTTTCACCCTGATGAACACTACCACCTCCAACAACCTTTTCGATCGCAGACCGAGCAGGAGCGGGAAAAATCAACAAAGCCGCGGTCGCATAGAGTACAGAAACAGTACGCACCTTCATCGCTCTTCTCCAAACAATATCCCTGCAATTCCGGCTGAAACTTCACCACCTTGACGCAAGGAAGTGGATGGATGCATTACATACATATTAAATTTTCATGGTAAGCATTTAATGCAGTAAACAAAAAATAACACTTTTCCGCTTTCCATGACGCTCCATTCATGCAAGAAGGTCACTATTAGCGTTTTATTCAAGTCAACTACTAGCATCACCTGTCGAGAGTTGCTAGCAGGGCAGAAAGTGAGATACATAGTCTCCCAATACGGTTCGGTTAAGACCAAAAAACCTGTAAACTTAGCTTTGTCTTCATTGAACCGCTAGGAAGCGATGTCTACGACGGGCTACACCTAAGCGTTCGCTTCATTCAGCAAGAATCTTTCCAAGGCTTACTAGTACCTCTGCTGGCTCCTCGATTAAATCTCGACGTTCGCCAAGGGTTTGAAGCCATGAACCAAACATTGAAAACCAAGGCAGAACGTATTGCTCAAACCATGACTACTCAATTGAATGCACAAGTCTAGCCTGAATCCCAGATATAAATGATGAAGGATTTGACGAGGCATAGATTAGAATTAATACCTAAATAGTGTTAATCAGGGATTTGCTTTTAAAATTGGGCGCAAATAAGAAACAAAAATAAGCAAAGAAACTTCTGACTCGCTCCAAAGCCTTATTTGTAAGGTTTTGCATCAGCCAGTGCTGTGTACCTTTCTTACATAAGAATGGCTTTTGTCACTTTGTAAACTGAAAATTGGTTGTATAAATAATAACTAATTAAACAATCTATTAAAAGCCTAAAATAGCTGTATCAACTTCTGTATTAAGAAATTATGGTTACAAATATATCGTTGATTCCAGGGAAAATATACAAAGTCACCACTACTGAAGGTGAACCATTAGGAGATTGGACATATAGTGAACATACTGCTGATGCCTGGATTTTCTATTTAGCATCTATACCTGGTACAGCAAAGATAATAGTAGAAAACACATCAATAGAAGGATTGAGATTTAGTTAATCATTACCATAGGTTTTTTAATCTATTCTACTAATTCGAGAATATGGTAATCTATTTCTCAACAAGGAGGGGGAAATGGCTATTTAATTAATTACTAACATAGTGTTCGGGTGATTAGGCTTTTCTTCTCTTATTAAGGATTTCCAGTAATTGAGATGCACATTTTTTAGCATTTTCAGGTGTGCTACATTCACTTGCTAATACCCGTTCTGAAATAGCTCCCTCGTGAGTGAGCATAGTTAAACGAGTATGGGCTTCCGCAGGCGTTTCTCGATGAACACTATCACCATCAACCTCGATAATCATTATTAGTCCATCTTTAATAATTACAAAATCTGGTTCAATACGGCGATAATCTTTACCTCCTCGAATAAATACCGGAAGCGGTGCAAAGGAAACACCAAGAGCCTTAAACGCCTGATACAAATATATTTCGGGTTGAGACCGGAATAACAATCCATCACATGACTTATTTGCAATGTTGTCTGAACGTACACGACCTTGATTAGTGATACCTTGCCCCCCTATCCATGCTTTTGCTTTTTCTCTCCATTGAGAGTTACTTGATAGCGTCGGTGATATAACAACGCATTTGATATACCAATTTGTCATATATGGTCTTAGCACATAGCATGTCTTTTCCAGAATTTCATTCTCTAAGTTCTCTTGATCATTAGCAATTTGGCTAACTAGATAATCAGGAATTGTTAAGTAGAAATTATAAATTTCAGTTCCACCGTTCCAGTTGTCATAATCTATTTGCACAATCTTGGCCGTCGCCTCTACAAGTACCGCTACCTGTTTTGCAGAGCCAGCGTTTGCAAAAAGATTAGTTAAAGTCGCTAATAATGGCTCTAAATTATTAAAATCAAATTCCATTGTTATAAAAAGTAAGCAACTAAAGGACAAGGAATCAGCGTGCAAATTGGGAAGGTGTTCAATCGCAACTATTATTATGTTATTCCACAATTTCATAGCGCACTAACTTCCTCACATCCTCACGGGGTAGACCTAGTTCTTGGGCAATTGTTGCTTCTATTTGGCTGAATTCTATTGTTGGAAGTTCTAATTCCAGTCGCTTCAAGATGGGGTCTGCTGTTTCCACTTCTACCTGGGTAATTCTCTTAGTTCGGTTGACGGCGGCGTTAATCAGCAACACATTGACTGATACCCGTGCTTCAAGTTGAGTATCTGACTGAAGTTTTTTCTTCGTGGAGTAGGGTCGGCTTAACTCTTGAGCAGCTAGGAAATTACAGCCAAGCCAAAACACAACCGCTACTAGTGGTAGAGGCAACCAAAACTCTAATCCCAGCCCTTGCAGCCAACGTTTACTAATACGCCACACCACTACACCTGCTTCTGATTTTGCTAGATCGCACTTCATCTATATCCTAATGGGATAGACAATCCTCTGAAATCTGACTGATGAAAGACGTTGAGATTGCTTCAATGGATTATTCTAAACAAGCACAAGTGTATAAAAGCGATGAAAATCTTACTGGTAGAGGATGATCCAAAGCAATTAATGCCATTGCAAATGGTTCTCTCTCAGGCTGGACACAGCGTCGATGGTGTCAAGGATGGTGAAACCGCTCAATGGCTTTTAGCTGAAAAAGAATATGACCTGTTGATTTTGGATTGGATGTTACCTCGAATTAGTGGAGTGAGCTTGTGTCAACAGTATCGGGCGGCAGGAAAAACAGCTCCCGTATTAATGATCACGGCAAAAGACACCACACCCGATAAAGTCATCGGATTAGATGCCGGAGCAGATGATTACCTAGTCAAACCAATTGATATTATAGAGTTCATGGCGCGGGTGCGGGCATTGAGGAGGCGATCGCCCCTCTGGCAAGGAGACACCCTCTGGTTGGCAGACCTGCAACTTCATCTCGATACACTAATTTTGGAGCGACAAGGGGCGATCGTATCCCTTTCCAGCCAAGAATTTCAGTTGCTAGAGTACTTCATGCGTCATCCTAAGCAAGTCTTGACTCGCAACCAAATTGAGCAAGCCGTATGGGAGTGGGGTAGTGAGCCAGAAAGCAATGCAATCACCGTTTTAGTTCGTAAACTTCGCCAACGTTTACAAACATTAGCAGCAGCCGATTGGATTGAAACTGTTTACGGCATGGGCTATCGTCTAAACCCTCCAAAACCATCTTGAGATTTAATAACACCGGAGACCGAGAATAGGCAGTAGGCAGTAATGTAGTTCAATTACTTAAAAAGTCTTGTAATTACTAATAGGACTTACGCAATAACTCTCTGAAACTCTTATTCCTTTGTGTCCTTTGCGTCCTTTGCGGTTCGTTTTTTCATTATTTTGCGTAAGTCCTGACTAATTACGAACTTGTATTGAGCGCAGCCGAAATAT harbors:
- the rppA gene encoding two-component system response regulator RppA, coding for MKILLVEDDPKQLMPLQMVLSQAGHSVDGVKDGETAQWLLAEKEYDLLILDWMLPRISGVSLCQQYRAAGKTAPVLMITAKDTTPDKVIGLDAGADDYLVKPIDIIEFMARVRALRRRSPLWQGDTLWLADLQLHLDTLILERQGAIVSLSSQEFQLLEYFMRHPKQVLTRNQIEQAVWEWGSEPESNAITVLVRKLRQRLQTLAAADWIETVYGMGYRLNPPKPS